The following DNA comes from Oceanococcus atlanticus.
GCTCGGCCGTGAAATTGACCCAGCGGTTGTTGTCGGTGCGCCCGGCCAGCTGGCCCACATCCTTGCGTGACAGACGCTCGACCAGCACACGTTGGGTGGTGCCGACCATGGCACGCGAGAATTCGTCGCCGCGCGCGCGCACCCGATCCTGGAGGATCTGCAGACGCTGTTTCTTGACCTGCGCATCGACGCCGTCATGCAGCTTGGCCGCCGGCGTGCCCGGACGGGCGCTGTAGACAAACGAGAAGGCGTGATCGAAATCGGCGAAGCCGACCAGTTCCATGGTCGCCTCGAAATCGGCGTCGGTTTCGCTCGGGAACCCGACGATGATGTCGGTGGACAGGCTGATCTCCGGCCGCGCCGCGCGCAAGCGCTGGACTTTGGAAATGTATTCCTGGGCACTGTGGCCACGCTTCATCATCATCAGGATGCGGTCAGAGCCCGACTGCACCGGCAGATGCAGATAACTGGCCAGCTTGGGCACATCGGCGTAGGCCTGAATCAGGCTGTCGGAGAACTCGGCCGGATGCGAGGTGGTGAAACGAATGCGTCCGATGTCTTCAATTTCGGCGATGTAGCGAATCAGCAAGGCCAGATCCGCCGTGGTGCCATCACTCATCTTGCCGTAATAGGCGTTGACGTTCTGACCCAGCAGGGTGATTTCGCGCACGCCCTGAGCGGCCAGCGCCCGGACTTCGGCCATCACGTCATCAAACGGACGGCTGACCTCTTCCCCGCGGGTGTAGGGCACGACACAGAAGGTGCAGTACTTGGAGCACCCCTCCATCACCGAAACGAAAGCGGTCACGCCCTCGGCCTGCGGTTCAGGCAGGGCATCGAACTTCTCGATTTCCGGGAAACTGATGTCCATGGCGGCGCGGCCGCTGCTGGCACGCTGCTCCATCAGCTCGGGCAGACGATGCAGGGTCTGCGGACCAAACACCAGATCGACATACGGTGCCCGCTCAAGAATCGCATCGCCTTCCTGGCTGGCAACGCAGCCGCCCACGCCAATCATCAGATCCGGCTTGGTCTGCTTGCGCTGTTTCCAGCGGCCCAGCTCGGAGAAGACTTTCTCCTGCGCTTTCTCGCGGATCGAACATGTGTTGAGCAGCAGGATATCCGCGTCTTCCGGATTGTCCGTGCGTTCCACCTGGTGTGACTTCTCAAGCACCGCCGCCATCTTGCCCGAATCGTAGTCGTTCATCTGGCAGCCGAATGTCTTGATGTAGAGCTTTGCTCCCACGGTAAAAAATTCAGCCAAAAGGGGTGAAAGTATACGTCAAACAGGCATGCGCCTGCCCCGGATCAGTCAGCCGATGCGCTGCAGCCACTGATCCACGCATTCGTCGAGCTGGGCATAGCAGGCTTCAAAGGCTGCTCGGCCGCGCCGGTAGGGGTCTGGCACGCCATCACGCGCCTGCCATTTGCTCATCAGATGAACGCGCCCACGGGTGGTCGGAAAACGCTGGTTGATCCAGTCCTCATGGTGTTTTTCCATCACCAGCACAAGGTCGTAAGCCTTGAGCAGCTCCGGCTTGATTTGCTGCGCCTGATGGGCCCGCATGTCGATGCCATAGTCATCCATCACCGCAATCGCATCGTCGTCGGCCGGCCAGCCCAGCATCGCACCAACCCCGGCGGAGGCCACACGGGCGCCAGATTTGCGCCAGCGATCGCGCAACAGGAATTCGCCCATCGGGCTGCGACAGATGTTGCCGGTGCATACAACCAGTAACGAAGAAAACATGACTTGTGGCCGGAGTTCTTGGGTGTGTCAGAAAAATGACGCAAAAACGCAGTTCTTCTCAAAAACTTCGCGCCTTAAGCGCGACGCTGCAACTCAAATATGCCCAAAACCGCACCCCGAGCGCCAGGAACCACGACCATGGATGTTGCCAACAAAGCCCCTTCCGCAAACCTCCACGTCCCAACCACACTGGGCATGTGGACATCGGCGCTGAAGATCGCCCTGCTGCCCGGCTTGGCCTTGATGTGCCTGATTGCCGCGCCGCTGGCCGGCTACCAGATTCCCGGCGAGATTCGCGGTGTCTCGGTACACACGGCCATCACGCTGGGTCTCGCCGCGCTGCTTTTCGCGCTGGTGCCAATGATCTGGCGCAGCGGCTATCGTCACGCCGATCATGGTGAAGAGCACGTTGATGCATCCTCGCTGCTGGAAGCCAATAAGCAACTGCACCTGACACGCTATCAACTGCAGAAACGCGGCAAGGAACTGGACGAAGCCATCGGTCAGCTCAAAGCGCAGCGCCAGGATATGTCGCGTATCAGCGTCGCCGCGCGGCGCAGCATGGCGCTGGCCGGCGTGACCATCAATTCCAGTGGCGAAGCGGTGGTCGTCACCGATATTCACGGCGTGATTCGCGGCATCAGCCCGGCCGCGACACAGCTTTGCGGCATCCATCGCGATGATGCCATCGGTAGCGCATTTGACGAAGTCATGCAGCTGTTTGACCCCGGCGCAGCGCGTCCGGAGCAACACCCAGTCAAGCGCATCGCACTGCGCGCCATTGATGCCGCCGACGCCGCACCACATCTGGAGAACTGCGTCCTGCGTGACCGCATCGGCAAAAGCTACTCGGTGCTGGTCACCTCCATGGCTGTCACCGACAAGGAAGGCACAGCTGTAGGCGCTTACATCAAAATGGAACGCGACGATCAGGCTGGGGGCGCGCCGATGCGCATCCCCAGCCAACTCGATCCGATCACCGGCCTGGCCACGCGAGACGCCTTCACCCGTCAGCTTGATGATTTGCTGCGCACCGCGCGTATCAAATCCGGCGAGCACCATCTGATGCTGCTGACACCTGACAACCTTGATTTCATTAGCGACCGTCACGGTTACCAGGCCGCCGAACAAGTGCTGTGGCAAATCGCCGAAACCTGCCGCGCGAGCACCGACGACAACGCCCAGTGCTTCGCCATCTCGGCCGGTCGATTCGCACTGCTGCTGCCCGACAGCCTCGACGGGGATGCCCGCAACTGCGCAGAAAATCTGCGCCAGGAACTGCAGCAGGCGACGTTGACCTGGCGCAACGAAAACCTGGAACTCAACGCCACCATTGCACTGCTTCCGCTCAACGGCGATTCGCCCAGCGTCAATGGCGTGATGGAACTGGCTGAAGCCATGCTGCGAGCCGGGCGGCG
Coding sequences within:
- the miaB gene encoding tRNA (N6-isopentenyl adenosine(37)-C2)-methylthiotransferase MiaB — encoded protein: MGAKLYIKTFGCQMNDYDSGKMAAVLEKSHQVERTDNPEDADILLLNTCSIREKAQEKVFSELGRWKQRKQTKPDLMIGVGGCVASQEGDAILERAPYVDLVFGPQTLHRLPELMEQRASSGRAAMDISFPEIEKFDALPEPQAEGVTAFVSVMEGCSKYCTFCVVPYTRGEEVSRPFDDVMAEVRALAAQGVREITLLGQNVNAYYGKMSDGTTADLALLIRYIAEIEDIGRIRFTTSHPAEFSDSLIQAYADVPKLASYLHLPVQSGSDRILMMMKRGHSAQEYISKVQRLRAARPEISLSTDIIVGFPSETDADFEATMELVGFADFDHAFSFVYSARPGTPAAKLHDGVDAQVKKQRLQILQDRVRARGDEFSRAMVGTTQRVLVERLSRKDVGQLAGRTDNNRWVNFTAEPELIGRFVDVEITEALPNSLRGVLVNPAAHAA
- a CDS encoding low molecular weight protein-tyrosine-phosphatase; its protein translation is MFSSLLVVCTGNICRSPMGEFLLRDRWRKSGARVASAGVGAMLGWPADDDAIAVMDDYGIDMRAHQAQQIKPELLKAYDLVLVMEKHHEDWINQRFPTTRGRVHLMSKWQARDGVPDPYRRGRAAFEACYAQLDECVDQWLQRIG
- a CDS encoding EAL domain-containing protein is translated as MDVANKAPSANLHVPTTLGMWTSALKIALLPGLALMCLIAAPLAGYQIPGEIRGVSVHTAITLGLAALLFALVPMIWRSGYRHADHGEEHVDASSLLEANKQLHLTRYQLQKRGKELDEAIGQLKAQRQDMSRISVAARRSMALAGVTINSSGEAVVVTDIHGVIRGISPAATQLCGIHRDDAIGSAFDEVMQLFDPGAARPEQHPVKRIALRAIDAADAAPHLENCVLRDRIGKSYSVLVTSMAVTDKEGTAVGAYIKMERDDQAGGAPMRIPSQLDPITGLATRDAFTRQLDDLLRTARIKSGEHHLMLLTPDNLDFISDRHGYQAAEQVLWQIAETCRASTDDNAQCFAISAGRFALLLPDSLDGDARNCAENLRQELQQATLTWRNENLELNATIALLPLNGDSPSVNGVMELAEAMLRAGRRAGGNRVHTSVPAQTTSESRFDDRGWAEWLQQRLGAGLGHLMSQEILPVDTQNHRRSVECYMRIEDADGVWVSPRSFLPALGRIGETAMMDLWVLDQVLEQLADNPNFATEYASFSINIAAASLQDTTFALRVSERLNRHAAHAAQVCFEIAENTATSMLREVAQFVETVQNLGARVAIDQARGVGFAQLLQSCRPNAVKVDATLICSATHDDLAQAQVRWIAQSAHLRGVECTACGIEDAAWIEGIKALGVDHLQGSGLNKMGPLMV